In Bacillus methanolicus, the following proteins share a genomic window:
- the secY gene encoding preprotein translocase subunit SecY, with protein sequence MFQSISNFMRVGEIRRKIIFTLLMLIVFRIGTFIPVPNVNAEILKAQDELNAFGLLNTFGGGALYNFSIFAMGIMPYITASIIVQLLQMDVVPKFTEWSKQGEVGRRKLAQFTRYFTIVLGLIQAFGMSYGFNNMSRGMLIENPGITTYLLIAIVLTAGTAFLMWLGEQITAKGVGNGISIIIFAGIVAGIPSTFNQIYAQQFENAGEQLFLRIIIVVLIVLAVIAIIVGVIFIQQALRKIPIQYAKRMVAGRNPAVGQSTHLPLKVNSAGVIPVIFAVSFIVTPPTIASFFGQNDVTLWIQKTFDYTNPIGMILYVALIIAFTYFYAFIQVNPEQVAENLKKQGGYIPGIRPGKNTQEYLTRVLYRLTLVGSLFLAFIAVLPVFFIKFAGLPQSAQIGGTSLLIVVGVALETMKQLEAQLVKRHYKGFIK encoded by the coding sequence ATGTTTCAGTCAATCTCCAATTTTATGCGCGTGGGTGAAATAAGACGTAAGATCATATTCACCCTTCTCATGTTGATTGTATTCCGCATCGGTACATTTATCCCTGTACCGAATGTGAATGCAGAAATTTTAAAAGCACAAGACGAACTTAATGCGTTTGGCCTGCTCAATACATTCGGCGGTGGAGCATTATATAACTTCTCTATTTTTGCAATGGGGATCATGCCGTATATCACAGCATCCATCATCGTTCAGTTATTGCAAATGGATGTTGTTCCAAAGTTTACGGAATGGTCAAAACAAGGAGAAGTTGGGCGCCGTAAATTAGCTCAGTTTACCCGCTATTTTACAATTGTACTTGGATTAATCCAAGCTTTTGGCATGTCTTACGGCTTTAATAATATGTCAAGAGGAATGCTGATTGAAAACCCGGGAATCACTACCTATCTGCTGATCGCAATTGTTTTAACTGCTGGAACGGCTTTTTTAATGTGGTTAGGCGAACAGATTACAGCAAAAGGTGTGGGGAACGGAATCTCGATCATCATCTTTGCGGGAATTGTTGCCGGTATTCCGTCGACATTCAACCAAATCTATGCACAACAGTTTGAAAATGCAGGGGAACAATTATTCTTGCGTATTATTATAGTTGTATTAATCGTTTTAGCTGTAATAGCGATTATCGTCGGGGTTATTTTTATCCAGCAGGCATTGCGGAAGATCCCGATTCAATATGCAAAGCGTATGGTCGCAGGGAGGAATCCTGCCGTCGGACAATCAACGCATTTGCCGCTAAAGGTTAATTCTGCCGGAGTTATTCCGGTAATCTTTGCGGTTTCATTTATCGTTACGCCGCCAACGATTGCTTCATTTTTTGGCCAAAATGACGTAACACTTTGGATACAGAAGACGTTTGATTATACGAATCCAATTGGTATGATTCTTTACGTGGCACTTATTATTGCCTTTACGTACTTCTACGCTTTTATCCAAGTAAATCCTGAGCAAGTTGCGGAAAATCTTAAAAAGCAAGGCGGTTACATTCCTGGAATTCGACCGGGAAAGAACACACAAGAGTACTTGACACGCGTTTTATACCGTCTGACATTGGTCGGTTCATTGTTCTTAGCATTTATTGCGGTGTTGCCGGTTTTCTTCATTAAGTTCGCCGGATTGCCACAATCTGCTCAGATCGGTGGAACGAGCCTCCTCATCGTTGTCGGTGTAGCGCTTGAAACGATGAAACAACTTGAAGCACAGCTTGTAAAGCGTCATTACAAAGGCTTCATTAAATAA